The genomic window GCACGCCGCGCATCGCCGGACGGCTGTTGCGCCGCGTGGTCGATTTTGCCCTGGTCGAGGGCGACGGCCGGTTGACCCGCGACATCGCCGACAGCGCCCTGACCCGGCTGGGTGTGGATCACCTGGGGCTGGATACCGCCGACCGCCGTTATCTGGGCCTGATCGCAGAACATTACGGCGGCGGGCCGGTCGGGGTCGAAACCCTGGCCGCCGCCCTGTCCGAAAGCCGCGACGCGATCGAGGAGGTGATCGAGCCCTATCTGATGCAGCAGGGCCTGGTCAGCCGCACCCCGCGCGGGCGCATGCTGGCGCGGCTGGGCTGGCGCCACCTGGGGCTTGATGCCCCCCGAACCCAGGAAAGCCTGTTCGATGGATGAACTCGACCGTCGTATCCGCACCAGTTTCGACCGTCAGACGATGATGCAGACGCTCGGCGCATGCCTGGATGCCATCGCCCCCGGCAGGGTCAGCATCCGCGCGCCCATCCTGCCCCTGGCCCGCCAGCAGCACGGCGCCGGTCACGCCGGTCTGGCCTTCAGCATCGGCGACAGCGCCGCGGGCTATGCGGCACTGACGCTGCTGCCGCCCGAGGCCGAGGTGATGACGGTCGAGATGAAGATCAACCTGATGGCCCCGGCCGTGGGTGACAGCCTGCTGGCCGAAGGGCGGGTGATCCGCGCCGGCCGTCGCATCACCGTTGTTGCTGCCGATGTTTGGGCGCTGACGGCGCAAGGCCGCAAGCACATCGCCCTGTTGCAGGGAACGATGATCCCGGTGTGATCAAGTTCGATCGCCGCCCTGTTCACGCGCCGCCGCCAGAAAGCGGTCCTCTTGCGCGATGAAATGCTCCATCATCAGGCGCCACAATCGTTCGGCAAGATCCGGGTCCAGACCGGCCAGCAGGGCCTGACGCCGCGCGTGGGCGGCAACCTCTTCGACCCTGG from Paracoccus sp. SMMA_5_TC includes these protein-coding regions:
- a CDS encoding PaaI family thioesterase, with product MDELDRRIRTSFDRQTMMQTLGACLDAIAPGRVSIRAPILPLARQQHGAGHAGLAFSIGDSAAGYAALTLLPPEAEVMTVEMKINLMAPAVGDSLLAEGRVIRAGRRITVVAADVWALTAQGRKHIALLQGTMIPV